A genomic stretch from Dermochelys coriacea isolate rDerCor1 chromosome 24, rDerCor1.pri.v4, whole genome shotgun sequence includes:
- the LOC122457424 gene encoding intelectin-like protein, whose product MLKSAVIRLSNTGTREQSTMKQFALLLLLISVTRVAPCSKSVGAAELKLAVHDLLDNWKDTSCSQSGQSYQNLPCSCKGIKATRDGAGDGIYTLRTENGETYQTFCDMTIMGGGWTLVASVHENNAYGKCPTGDRWSSQQGSNGNYSEGEGNWANYNIFGSTAGSTSDNYKPNGSAVCETKNIVFLM is encoded by the exons ATGCTGAAATCTGCAGTTATACGCCTCAGCAACACTGGAACAAGGGAGCAG TCAACAATGAAGCAATTCGCTCTTCTGCTGCTCCTCATCTCAGTGACTAGGGTGGCCCCTTGCT CCAAGAGCGTGGGTGCTGCTGAACTGAAACTCGCTGTCCATGACCTGCTGGACAACTGGAAAGACACGTCCTGCTCCCAGAGTGGCCAGAGCTACCAGAACCTGCCTTGCAGCTGCAAGGGAATTAAAGCCACCCGGGACGGGGCTGGAG ATGGGATTTACACACTGCGCACTGAGAACGGCGAGACCTACCAGACCTTCTGCGACATGACCATCATGGGGGGTGGCTGGACCCTGGTGGCCAGCGTGCATGAGAACAATGCCTATGGCAAGTGCCCCACGGGCGATCGCTGGTCTAGCCAGCAGGGGAGCAACGGCAACTACTCAGAGGGAGAGGGCAACTGGGCCAATTACAACATCTTCGGCTCCACGGCGGGCTCCACCAGTGACAACTACAAG CCAAATGGTTCAGCGGTTTGTGAGACCAAGAACATTGTTTTCCTCATGTGA